In Mycobacterium sp. JS623, one genomic interval encodes:
- a CDS encoding acyl-CoA synthetase, whose translation MVDLSAITRPVGRLVATAQNGLEVLRYGGLETGAVPSPFQIIQSVPMYRLRRYFPPDARPGAKRPGPPVLMVHPMMMSADMWDVTRDDGAVGILHNAGVDPWVIDFGSPDKVEGGMDRNLADHVVALSEAIDTVKEVTGRDVHLAGYSQGGMFAYQTAAYRRSKDLASIVAFGSPVDTLAALPMNMPASLAPAAADFMADHVFSRIDIPGWLARTGFQMLDPIKTAQSRLEFLRQLHDREALLPREQQRRFLASEGWIAWSGPAIAELLKQFIAHNRMMSGGFSIHGDLVTLSDIDCPVLAVIGEVDDIGQPASVRGIKRAAPRADVYEFLIRAGHFGLVVGSKAASQTWPTVAQWVKWIDGSGDQPEGVNPMALQPAEHTESGVSLSSRVAHTTAAATELALSLARTAADAVVAANKSARTLAIETYRTLPRLARLGQINDHTRISLGRIMSEQARDVPQGECLLFDGRVHTYEAVDRRINNVVRGLIDVGVRQGAHVGVLMETRPSALVAIAALSRLGAVAVLMPPDVDLAAAARLGGVSEIIADPSHLEAARRLDTRVLVLGGGESRDLDVPEHADVIDMEKIDPDVVDLPGWYRPNPGLARDLAFVAFSNIGGELVARQITNYRWALSAFGTASAANLGRADTVYCLTPLHHQSGLLVSLGGAVVGGSRIALSRELRPDRFLQEIRQYGVTVVSYTWAMLRAVIDDPAFSLTGSHPVRLFIGSGMPTGLWKRVCEVFEPAHIVEFFATTDGQAVLANVSGAKPGSKGRALPGGGEVELAAYDAEDDLILEDEQGFVRRAETNEVGVLLAHPRGPVDPKASVKRGVFAPADTWVSTEYLFRRDEDGDYWLVDNRGALIHTERGTVYSSPVNDAVGQLGAVDLAVTYGVDTNGHHLAVTALALRPGGSIPSADLNEALADLPVGNPPDIVHVVPEMKLSATYRPLVGPLTAEGIPKPSRNAWYLDPDENRYKRLTVAVRTEIAGA comes from the coding sequence GTGGTGGACCTTTCGGCAATAACCAGGCCTGTTGGGCGGCTGGTGGCCACCGCGCAAAACGGGCTCGAGGTACTGCGGTACGGCGGCCTCGAAACCGGCGCCGTGCCGTCGCCGTTCCAGATCATCCAGAGCGTTCCGATGTACCGGCTGCGGCGCTACTTCCCGCCCGATGCGAGGCCGGGCGCAAAACGTCCCGGACCGCCGGTTTTGATGGTCCACCCGATGATGATGTCGGCCGACATGTGGGACGTCACCCGCGACGATGGCGCCGTCGGCATCCTGCACAATGCGGGCGTCGACCCGTGGGTCATCGACTTCGGCTCGCCCGACAAGGTCGAGGGCGGCATGGACCGCAACCTCGCTGACCACGTCGTGGCGCTGAGCGAAGCGATCGACACCGTCAAGGAGGTCACCGGCCGCGACGTACACCTGGCCGGCTACTCCCAGGGCGGCATGTTCGCCTACCAGACCGCGGCCTACCGCCGATCGAAGGACCTGGCCAGTATCGTCGCGTTCGGATCACCGGTCGACACCCTGGCCGCGCTCCCGATGAACATGCCCGCCAGCCTGGCGCCGGCGGCGGCCGACTTCATGGCCGACCACGTTTTCAGCCGCATCGACATCCCCGGCTGGTTGGCACGCACCGGCTTCCAGATGCTCGACCCCATCAAGACCGCTCAGTCGCGGCTGGAGTTCCTGCGTCAGCTGCACGACCGCGAGGCGTTGCTGCCACGCGAGCAGCAACGGCGCTTCCTTGCCTCCGAAGGCTGGATCGCGTGGTCGGGGCCTGCCATCGCCGAACTCCTCAAGCAGTTCATCGCCCACAACCGGATGATGAGTGGCGGCTTCTCTATCCACGGCGACCTCGTCACGCTGTCTGACATCGACTGCCCGGTGCTCGCCGTCATCGGTGAGGTCGACGACATCGGTCAGCCGGCCTCTGTGCGCGGCATCAAGCGTGCTGCGCCGAGGGCCGACGTCTACGAATTCCTCATTCGCGCAGGGCATTTCGGACTTGTTGTGGGCTCGAAGGCCGCCAGCCAAACGTGGCCGACCGTCGCGCAGTGGGTGAAGTGGATCGACGGCAGCGGCGATCAGCCCGAGGGCGTCAACCCGATGGCGTTGCAACCCGCCGAGCACACCGAAAGCGGTGTCTCGCTGAGCTCTCGCGTCGCCCACACCACCGCCGCCGCAACCGAGTTGGCGCTCAGCCTCGCACGCACGGCGGCCGACGCGGTCGTCGCCGCGAACAAATCAGCGCGGACGCTGGCGATCGAGACGTATCGCACGCTGCCCCGGCTCGCCCGCCTCGGCCAGATCAATGACCACACCCGCATCTCGCTCGGCCGCATCATGTCCGAGCAGGCCCGCGACGTACCCCAAGGCGAATGCCTGCTGTTCGACGGCCGCGTCCACACCTACGAAGCGGTGGACCGCCGGATCAACAACGTCGTCCGCGGCCTGATCGACGTCGGGGTGCGGCAAGGCGCTCACGTCGGTGTGCTGATGGAGACCCGGCCCAGCGCGCTTGTCGCGATCGCCGCGCTGTCGCGGCTTGGCGCGGTCGCGGTACTGATGCCGCCCGACGTCGACCTGGCTGCCGCCGCGCGGCTCGGCGGGGTGTCAGAGATCATCGCCGACCCCAGCCACCTGGAGGCCGCGCGCCGACTCGACACGCGGGTGCTCGTGCTCGGCGGCGGCGAATCGCGCGACCTGGACGTGCCGGAGCACGCCGACGTCATCGATATGGAGAAGATCGATCCTGATGTCGTCGACCTGCCCGGGTGGTACCGACCCAACCCTGGGCTCGCCCGCGACCTGGCATTCGTCGCGTTCAGCAACATCGGCGGTGAGCTCGTCGCCCGCCAGATCACCAACTACCGCTGGGCGCTGTCCGCTTTCGGCACCGCGTCGGCGGCCAACCTCGGCCGCGCCGACACGGTCTACTGCCTGACGCCGTTGCATCATCAGTCCGGTCTTCTGGTGAGCCTCGGCGGCGCGGTCGTCGGCGGGTCGCGCATCGCGCTGTCGCGCGAGTTGCGCCCCGACAGGTTTCTGCAGGAGATCCGCCAGTACGGCGTGACCGTGGTGTCGTACACCTGGGCGATGCTGCGTGCGGTCATCGACGATCCCGCGTTTTCGCTGACTGGCAGCCATCCGGTGCGACTGTTCATCGGCTCCGGCATGCCGACGGGACTGTGGAAGCGGGTGTGCGAGGTTTTCGAGCCGGCGCACATCGTGGAGTTCTTCGCCACCACCGACGGACAAGCCGTGCTGGCCAACGTTTCTGGCGCCAAGCCGGGTAGCAAGGGCAGGGCGCTGCCGGGCGGCGGCGAGGTCGAACTCGCCGCCTACGACGCAGAGGATGACCTGATTCTCGAGGACGAACAGGGATTCGTCCGCAGGGCCGAAACAAACGAAGTCGGTGTGCTGCTCGCGCACCCGCGCGGTCCGGTGGATCCGAAGGCGTCCGTCAAGCGTGGCGTCTTCGCGCCCGCCGACACCTGGGTGTCGACGGAGTACCTGTTCCGCCGCGATGAGGACGGCGACTACTGGCTCGTCGACAACCGCGGCGCGCTGATCCACACCGAGCGAGGCACGGTGTACTCGTCACCCGTCAATGACGCCGTCGGGCAGCTCGGTGCCGTGGATCTGGCCGTGACCTACGGGGTCGACACCAACGGCCACCATCTGGCAGTGACGGCGTTGGCGCTGCGTCCTGGCGGCAGCATTCCGTCGGCGGATCTCAACGAGGCGCTGGCCGATCTGCCGGTCGGCAACCCGCCCGACATCGTGCATGTGGTGCCTGAGATGAAGCTCAGCGCGACCTACCGGCCGCTGGTTGGCCCGCTGACGGCGGAGGGCATCCCGAAGCCATCGCGTAACGCCTGGTATCTCGATCCCGATGAGAATCGGTACAAGCGGTTGACCGTTGCTGTCCGGACCGAGATCGCCGGCGCCTAA
- a CDS encoding Trm112 family protein translates to MLDEKLLSILVCPQDRGALLLVGDEFLYNPRLRRAYRIEDGIPVLLVDEAVAVTDDAEHQRMLDRSSGETG, encoded by the coding sequence GTGCTCGACGAAAAACTGCTGAGCATTCTCGTCTGCCCGCAGGACCGCGGGGCCCTGTTACTGGTCGGCGACGAGTTTCTGTACAACCCGCGGCTGCGCCGCGCATACCGCATCGAGGACGGCATTCCGGTGCTTCTCGTCGACGAGGCGGTCGCGGTGACCGACGACGCCGAGCATCAGCGAATGCTGGACCGTTCCTCAGGTGAGACCGGGTAG
- a CDS encoding TetR/AcrR family transcriptional regulator, which yields MTAELERKRPGRPPGTSDTRERILESARNLFARNGIDKSSIRSIAKDAGVDPALVHHYFGTKTQLFAAAIHIPIDPMDVIGPLRQVPVERIGYVLPSVLLPLWDSEMGKGFIATLRSILAGGEVSLIRSFLQEVIAVEVGNRVDNPPGSGRIRVQFVASQLVGVVMARYILELDPLKSLPVEQIAETIAPNLQRYLTGELPGLT from the coding sequence TTGACGGCGGAACTAGAACGCAAGCGTCCCGGGCGCCCACCCGGGACATCGGACACGCGTGAGCGCATCTTGGAGAGCGCTCGTAATCTGTTCGCCCGCAACGGTATTGACAAGTCCTCGATCCGCTCAATCGCCAAGGACGCAGGCGTCGACCCCGCTCTGGTGCACCACTACTTCGGCACCAAGACCCAACTGTTCGCAGCGGCCATTCACATTCCGATCGATCCCATGGATGTCATCGGCCCGCTTCGCCAGGTGCCGGTCGAGCGGATCGGCTACGTGCTGCCGTCGGTGCTGTTGCCGCTGTGGGACTCCGAGATGGGCAAGGGTTTCATCGCAACACTTCGGTCGATTCTCGCGGGCGGCGAAGTCTCGCTTATCCGATCGTTTCTCCAGGAAGTGATCGCCGTCGAGGTCGGTAACCGCGTCGACAATCCTCCTGGCAGCGGACGGATCCGCGTGCAGTTCGTCGCATCGCAGTTGGTGGGCGTCGTAATGGCGCGCTACATCCTGGAACTGGACCCGCTCAAGTCGCTGCCCGTCGAGCAGATCGCCGAAACCATCGCCCCCAACCTGCAGCGCTATCTGACGGGCGAACTACCCGGTCTCACCTGA
- a CDS encoding ABC transporter permease produces MSVTGGSVSVRHPAQHRGRSRLSPQAYFATTGRILRQLAADHRSVAMILVVPSLIITLMYFMFQNAPHRPGMPTPFNNACLIMLGVFPLIVMFLITSITMQRERVSGTLERILTTPLRRLDLLAAYGTAFSIAAAAQATLACLVSYLFLGLDTKGSPILVFTIAIINAVLGVGLGLLCSAFARTEFQAVQFMPVVIAPQLLLCGIIVPRDVLPEWLQWISNVLPASYALEALQQVGAYSEPTAIAVRDIAVVIGFAVLALCLAAATLRRRTP; encoded by the coding sequence ATGTCAGTCACTGGAGGAAGCGTTTCTGTCCGTCATCCGGCACAGCACCGCGGCCGCAGCCGGCTGAGCCCGCAGGCTTACTTCGCCACCACCGGGCGAATCCTGCGCCAGCTCGCCGCCGATCATCGCAGCGTCGCGATGATCCTCGTGGTGCCGAGTCTGATCATCACCCTGATGTATTTCATGTTCCAGAATGCCCCGCATCGGCCAGGCATGCCGACGCCATTCAACAACGCCTGCCTGATCATGCTCGGCGTGTTTCCGCTCATCGTGATGTTCCTGATCACTTCGATCACCATGCAGCGAGAACGGGTTTCGGGAACCCTGGAACGCATCCTCACTACTCCCCTGCGCCGGCTCGACTTGTTGGCGGCATACGGCACCGCGTTCTCGATCGCGGCCGCAGCGCAGGCCACGCTGGCGTGTCTGGTGTCATATCTGTTCCTGGGGCTCGACACCAAGGGCAGCCCGATACTGGTGTTCACCATCGCGATCATCAATGCCGTCCTGGGTGTCGGGCTGGGTCTGCTGTGTAGTGCGTTCGCCCGCACCGAGTTTCAGGCGGTGCAGTTCATGCCGGTGGTCATCGCCCCACAGCTGCTGTTGTGCGGCATCATCGTGCCTCGCGACGTCCTGCCCGAATGGCTGCAGTGGATCAGCAATGTGCTGCCCGCCAGCTACGCTCTGGAAGCGTTGCAACAGGTCGGCGCATACTCGGAGCCGACGGCGATTGCCGTGCGCGACATCGCCGTCGTCATCGGCTTCGCGGTACTCGCACTGTGCCTGGCTGCGGCAACGCTTCGACGAAGGACTCCATAG
- a CDS encoding ABC transporter ATP-binding protein produces the protein MMSSSSDELLRNGAEPAIDIQNLRVVRGKRVALDNISVQIARGTITGLLGPSGCGKTTLMRCIVGTQIIDEGTVAVLGRPAGSAELRHRVGYVTQDPTIYNDLRIVDNVRYFAALYGTGTDGADDAIKAVGLDDHRTALCGNLSGGQRTRVSLACALVSRPELLVLDEPTVGLDPVLRVDLWDQFHQLAQRGTTLVVSSHVMDEADHCGDLLLMREGHLLAHSTPTKLREDTGCQSLEEAFLSVIRHSTAAAAG, from the coding sequence ATGATGAGTTCATCGAGCGATGAATTACTTCGCAACGGGGCAGAGCCGGCCATCGACATCCAGAACCTGCGGGTCGTCCGCGGTAAGCGGGTCGCGCTGGACAACATCTCGGTTCAGATCGCACGTGGAACGATCACCGGCCTGCTCGGCCCGTCCGGTTGCGGCAAGACGACACTGATGCGCTGCATCGTCGGCACGCAGATCATCGACGAGGGCACGGTGGCCGTACTGGGCCGCCCAGCGGGGTCGGCGGAACTGCGCCACCGCGTCGGCTACGTCACCCAGGACCCGACCATCTACAACGACCTGCGGATCGTCGACAACGTGCGCTACTTCGCAGCCCTGTACGGCACGGGCACCGACGGCGCCGACGACGCGATCAAGGCTGTCGGCCTGGATGATCACCGAACTGCTTTGTGCGGCAACCTGTCCGGCGGCCAGCGAACCCGCGTGTCATTGGCATGCGCTCTGGTATCACGTCCCGAACTTCTCGTACTCGACGAGCCCACCGTGGGCCTTGACCCGGTGCTGCGGGTCGACCTGTGGGACCAATTCCACCAACTTGCCCAGCGCGGAACGACATTGGTGGTCTCGAGCCACGTGATGGACGAGGCCGACCACTGCGGCGACCTGCTGCTGATGCGCGAAGGCCATCTGCTCGCCCACAGCACACCGACGAAACTACGAGAGGACACGGGATGTCAGTCACTGGAGGAAGCGTTTCTGTCCGTCATCCGGCACAGCACCGCGGCCGCAGCCGGCTGA
- a CDS encoding DNA-3-methyladenine glycosylase: MSAELLSVDPVTAARRLLGAALTGRGVSAMIVEVEAYGGPPDGPWPDAAAHSFRGPTGRNKVMFGPAGRLYTYRSHGIHVCANVVCATDGVAGAVLLRAAAVEAGIDEAQARRGVSTRPVALARGPGNLCSALGITMDDNGIDLFDATSPVRVTLNEEHDGVDGPRVGVSKAADRPWRFWLAGRPEVSLYRRSPRAPAPGKSD; the protein is encoded by the coding sequence GTGAGCGCCGAGTTGTTGTCCGTGGATCCGGTGACCGCGGCGCGGCGGCTGCTCGGGGCGGCGCTGACCGGGCGCGGAGTGAGCGCGATGATCGTGGAGGTAGAGGCGTATGGCGGTCCACCGGACGGGCCGTGGCCCGACGCCGCGGCGCACTCGTTTCGCGGCCCGACCGGTCGCAACAAGGTGATGTTCGGCCCTGCAGGCCGGCTCTATACCTACCGCAGCCACGGCATTCACGTCTGCGCGAACGTCGTGTGTGCGACGGACGGTGTGGCTGGTGCAGTGCTGTTGCGTGCGGCGGCGGTCGAGGCGGGGATCGATGAGGCCCAAGCCCGGCGCGGCGTCTCGACGCGACCGGTTGCGTTGGCGCGCGGCCCCGGCAATCTTTGCTCAGCGCTCGGAATCACCATGGACGACAACGGAATTGACCTATTCGACGCGACGAGCCCCGTGCGGGTGACGCTCAACGAAGAGCACGACGGCGTCGATGGTCCGCGTGTCGGCGTCAGTAAGGCGGCCGACCGGCCCTGGCGATTCTGGCTGGCCGGCCGTCCGGAGGTGTCGTTGTATCGCCGCAGCCCGCGGGCACCCGCGCCTGGCAAAAGCGATTAG
- a CDS encoding DUF5990 family protein — MLLQIQGHHLPGRVWRSRDEYYDNIHVGIQIGKEPRDLVRADAESSFWTIPIEVVSRGDGVDFRGPAVQGKPGARFVYLTWGDVGDDGSFAMFRRAKLMLSDLTPLVGDTGQVVARVDLTDECGAPRCARLAPPALALEQAD, encoded by the coding sequence ATGTTGTTGCAGATCCAGGGTCATCACCTGCCGGGCCGCGTCTGGCGGTCCCGCGATGAGTACTACGACAACATTCACGTCGGAATCCAGATCGGCAAGGAGCCACGCGACCTGGTGCGCGCCGACGCGGAGTCGTCGTTCTGGACGATCCCGATCGAGGTCGTGTCCCGCGGTGACGGTGTGGACTTCCGCGGACCGGCCGTGCAAGGCAAGCCCGGTGCCCGGTTTGTGTACCTCACCTGGGGTGACGTGGGCGACGACGGCTCTTTCGCGATGTTTCGCCGAGCCAAGCTGATGCTCTCTGACCTCACGCCTCTGGTCGGCGACACCGGGCAGGTAGTCGCACGTGTCGACCTCACCGACGAATGCGGCGCCCCGCGATGCGCCCGGCTCGCACCGCCGGCGTTGGCCTTGGAGCAGGCTGACTAA
- the tyrS gene encoding tyrosine--tRNA ligase, with translation MGTSILDELEWRGLIAQSTDRDALAAELESGPVTVYSGFDPTAPSLHAGHLIPLLTLRRFQQAGHRPIVLAGGATGMIGDPRDTGERTLNTADTVADWADRIRGQLERFVDFDDSPTGAIVQNNLSWTSELSAIEFLRDLGKHFSVNVMLDRETVRRRLEGDGISYTEFSYMLLQANDYVELHRRYGCALQVGGSDQWGNIIAGVRLVRQIAGATVHALTTPLVTDSEGKKFGKSTGGGSLWLDPDMTSPYAWYQYFINTADAGVIRYLRWFTFLSRDELAELEEATEERPHERAAQRRLARELTNLVHGEAATEGVEHASQALFGRGELAQLDEPTLAAALREASVAELKPGGPDTITDLLVASGLSNSKGAARRTIGEGGAYVNNVRIDSEEWSPQTSDFLHGRWLVLRRGKRNIAGVERVD, from the coding sequence ATGGGTACGTCGATCCTCGACGAGTTGGAATGGCGTGGGCTGATTGCGCAGTCCACCGACCGCGATGCGCTGGCCGCCGAGTTGGAGTCCGGACCCGTGACCGTCTATTCGGGTTTCGACCCGACCGCGCCCAGCCTGCATGCCGGGCACCTCATCCCGCTGTTGACGCTGCGGCGTTTCCAGCAGGCGGGGCACCGGCCGATCGTGCTGGCCGGCGGCGCGACAGGAATGATCGGCGACCCGCGTGACACCGGCGAGCGGACGCTGAACACCGCGGACACCGTGGCCGACTGGGCCGATCGGATACGCGGGCAACTGGAGCGGTTCGTCGATTTCGACGACTCGCCAACCGGCGCGATTGTGCAGAACAACCTGTCGTGGACAAGCGAGCTGTCCGCGATCGAATTCCTCCGCGACCTGGGCAAACACTTCTCGGTCAACGTGATGCTCGATCGCGAAACCGTTCGCCGGCGCCTCGAGGGCGACGGCATCTCCTACACGGAGTTCAGCTACATGCTGTTGCAGGCCAATGACTACGTGGAGCTGCATCGGCGGTACGGATGCGCGCTTCAGGTCGGCGGCTCGGATCAGTGGGGCAACATCATCGCCGGCGTCCGGTTGGTGCGTCAGATAGCGGGAGCGACGGTTCACGCGCTGACAACGCCGCTGGTGACGGACTCGGAAGGCAAGAAGTTCGGCAAGTCGACCGGCGGCGGCAGCCTCTGGCTCGATCCCGACATGACGAGCCCGTACGCCTGGTATCAGTACTTCATCAACACCGCGGACGCCGGTGTCATCCGCTACCTGCGGTGGTTCACCTTCCTGTCGCGCGACGAGCTCGCTGAACTCGAGGAGGCGACGGAGGAACGGCCCCATGAGCGAGCCGCGCAGCGCCGGCTGGCTCGCGAGCTGACCAACCTGGTGCACGGCGAGGCGGCGACCGAAGGCGTGGAACATGCCAGCCAGGCGCTGTTCGGACGGGGGGAGTTGGCCCAGCTCGATGAGCCGACGCTGGCGGCCGCGCTGCGCGAAGCCTCGGTGGCCGAACTCAAGCCCGGTGGCCCCGACACCATCACTGACCTGCTGGTAGCCAGTGGACTGTCGAACAGCAAGGGGGCCGCCCGCCGAACCATCGGGGAGGGCGGCGCTTATGTCAACAACGTGCGGATCGACAGCGAGGAGTGGTCGCCGCAGACATCCGACTTCCTCCACGGCCGTTGGTTGGTGCTTCGCCGTGGGAAGCGGAATATCGCCGGCGTCGAGCGAGTTGATTGA
- a CDS encoding tetratricopeptide repeat protein: MVQDRHGGSNGRRPRQSAPRTSGPDRARRAQPKPDGDAPKPQGPPIPAEIEAKQLSPEIRGELTTLDRTTADVVARHLVAAGELLDVDPEAALAHARAARARSGRIAAVREAVGIAAYHCGDWAQALAELRAARRMGSKSPLLPMIADCERGVGRPERAIELARTPEAAQLDGDDADELRIVVAGARSDLGQQEQALATLSTPQLDPTRTGQTAARLFYVYAETLLALGREQDALQWFINAAAADVDGVTDAEERITELA, from the coding sequence GTGGTCCAGGACAGGCACGGCGGCAGCAACGGGCGCCGTCCGCGGCAGTCGGCGCCGCGCACCTCGGGGCCGGACCGCGCCCGCCGAGCTCAGCCCAAGCCCGATGGTGACGCGCCGAAGCCCCAGGGCCCGCCGATACCCGCCGAGATCGAAGCCAAGCAGCTGTCGCCCGAAATCCGCGGCGAATTAACGACTTTGGATCGCACGACGGCCGATGTCGTCGCGCGGCATCTCGTCGCCGCCGGCGAACTTCTCGACGTCGATCCCGAGGCCGCTCTGGCCCACGCCCGCGCCGCTCGCGCTCGTTCGGGACGCATCGCGGCGGTCCGCGAGGCGGTCGGCATTGCCGCCTACCACTGCGGGGACTGGGCCCAGGCGCTGGCTGAACTCCGGGCCGCCCGCCGGATGGGCAGCAAATCGCCGCTGCTACCAATGATCGCGGACTGCGAACGCGGCGTCGGCCGCCCGGAACGGGCGATCGAGTTGGCCCGCACGCCTGAAGCCGCCCAACTTGACGGGGACGACGCCGACGAGCTGCGCATCGTCGTTGCCGGCGCCCGCTCCGACCTCGGCCAGCAGGAGCAGGCCCTGGCGACTCTGTCGACCCCGCAACTTGACCCGACCCGCACCGGGCAGACAGCTGCCCGGCTCTTCTATGTTTACGCAGAAACGCTGCTCGCGCTTGGCCGCGAGCAAGACGCATTGCAATGGTTCATCAATGCCGCGGCAGCCGACGTCGATGGCGTCACCGATGCCGAAGAGCGGATCACGGAGCTCGCCTAA
- a CDS encoding HAD-IIA family hydrolase — protein sequence MSTLAQDHDCLLLDLDGTVFRGHEPTDGAVETLAVVRSRVLFVTNNASRGPAEVAQHLSAMGFAAKPDDVVTSAQSAARLLQEELKPGAAVLIVGTDSLAAEVRRVGLKPVRQWSDGPVAVVQGHSPQTAWPDLAEAALAIRGGALWVAANVDKTLPSERGLLPGNGAMVAALQAATDRKPQVAGKPEPTLLMDALARGKFRTPLVVGDRLDTDIAGANAAGLPSLHVLCGVSTAADTVRATIGQRPNYIAEDLRALYARADSLRIGPHPAWYVDVGPTAVTVQATGRDPGDALSVVRATASAVWNAQLDGRRVVLLAGDDVARQAMDRWSLLSSPDRLA from the coding sequence GTGAGTACCCTTGCGCAGGACCATGATTGCTTACTTCTCGATCTCGACGGCACCGTTTTCCGCGGCCATGAACCTACCGACGGCGCCGTTGAGACGCTCGCGGTAGTCCGCTCTCGCGTCCTGTTCGTCACCAACAACGCCTCCCGCGGACCGGCCGAGGTCGCCCAGCATCTGAGTGCAATGGGCTTCGCGGCCAAACCCGATGACGTCGTCACGAGTGCGCAAAGTGCCGCGCGCCTGCTGCAGGAAGAACTAAAGCCGGGTGCTGCTGTCCTCATCGTCGGCACCGATTCGCTTGCCGCCGAAGTCAGGAGGGTCGGTCTCAAGCCGGTCCGGCAGTGGTCCGACGGACCGGTCGCCGTCGTGCAGGGCCATTCGCCGCAGACCGCGTGGCCCGACCTGGCCGAAGCGGCGCTGGCCATCCGCGGAGGGGCGCTCTGGGTCGCGGCGAACGTCGACAAGACACTGCCATCCGAACGTGGACTGCTGCCCGGAAACGGTGCGATGGTCGCCGCGCTGCAGGCCGCCACCGACCGTAAACCGCAGGTGGCAGGCAAACCGGAGCCGACATTGCTGATGGATGCGTTGGCGCGCGGCAAGTTTCGCACCCCGCTCGTTGTCGGCGACCGGCTCGACACCGATATCGCGGGGGCCAACGCCGCGGGTCTGCCGAGCCTGCACGTGCTGTGCGGCGTCAGCACCGCCGCCGACACTGTGCGCGCCACCATCGGGCAACGACCCAACTACATCGCCGAAGACCTCCGCGCGCTCTACGCCCGCGCCGACAGCCTGCGCATCGGGCCGCACCCCGCGTGGTACGTAGACGTCGGCCCGACAGCGGTCACCGTGCAGGCCACCGGGCGCGACCCCGGGGATGCGCTGTCAGTGGTCCGCGCGACTGCCAGCGCGGTGTGGAACGCCCAGCTCGACGGGCGTCGCGTGGTCCTGCTTGCCGGTGACGACGTGGCGCGACAGGCCATGGACCGCTGGTCCCTGCTCAGCTCGCCAGATCGGCTAGCGTGA
- a CDS encoding TlyA family RNA methyltransferase, producing MTRRARVDAELVRRGLARSRQQAAELIGAGRVSIDGMPAAKPATAIAVTAALTVEGDDERSWVSRGAHKLIGALDAFGLSVDGRRCLDAGASTGGFTEVLLDRGAREVAAVDVGYGQLAWSLRTDPRVVVHERTNVRELTADAIGGLVDLVVADLSFISLTTVLPALTSCASVNADIVPMVKPQFEVGKDRVGAGGVVSDPDLRADAVLAVAHRAAELAWHTVGVIASPLPGPSGNVEFFLHLRTTTDSPLQGDLLEQTVRRAVAEGPQ from the coding sequence GTGACGCGGCGCGCTCGTGTTGACGCCGAGCTGGTGCGGCGCGGTCTTGCGCGCTCGCGCCAACAGGCCGCCGAGTTGATCGGCGCCGGGCGGGTCTCCATTGATGGGATGCCGGCGGCCAAGCCCGCGACCGCGATCGCCGTCACCGCCGCTCTGACGGTCGAGGGCGATGACGAACGCAGCTGGGTCTCCCGCGGTGCGCACAAGCTGATCGGCGCACTCGACGCATTCGGTCTCTCGGTTGACGGCCGTCGCTGCTTGGATGCCGGCGCGTCGACCGGGGGTTTTACCGAGGTCCTGCTCGACCGAGGCGCCCGCGAGGTGGCGGCCGTAGATGTGGGCTACGGCCAGCTGGCGTGGTCACTGCGCACAGATCCTCGGGTCGTCGTGCACGAACGCACGAACGTCCGCGAGCTGACGGCCGACGCGATCGGGGGACTGGTCGATCTCGTGGTGGCCGATCTGTCGTTCATCTCCTTGACGACAGTGTTACCGGCGCTGACGTCCTGCGCGTCGGTGAACGCGGATATCGTTCCTATGGTGAAGCCGCAGTTTGAGGTCGGCAAGGATCGGGTCGGTGCGGGAGGGGTCGTGTCCGACCCGGACTTGCGCGCGGACGCGGTGCTTGCCGTGGCGCACAGGGCCGCCGAACTCGCGTGGCATACCGTCGGTGTCATCGCCAGCCCATTGCCCGGCCCGTCCGGCAACGTCGAGTTCTTTCTGCACCTGCGCACCACCACCGACAGCCCATTGCAGGGTGACCTGCTCGAGCAGACGGTGCGCCGGGCCGTCGCGGAGGGTCCGCAATGA